One Mauremys mutica isolate MM-2020 ecotype Southern chromosome 9, ASM2049712v1, whole genome shotgun sequence DNA segment encodes these proteins:
- the BOK gene encoding bcl-2-related ovarian killer protein isoform X3 produces MRGDELEYIRPNIYRNIARQLNISLHSETVVTDAFLAVAAQIFTAGITWGKVVSLYAVAAGLAVDCVRQAQPAMVHAIVDCLGEFVRKTLVTWLKRRGGWADITKCVVNTDPSLRSHWLVAAICSFGHFLKAIFFVLLPER; encoded by the exons GAGACGAGCTAGAATACATCCGACCAAACATTTACCGGAATATCGCCCGCCAGCTGAACATCTCACTGCACTCCGAGACTGTGGTGACTGATGCCTTCTTGGCAGTAGCGGCCCAGATCTTCACGGCAG GCATAACGTGGGGCAAGGTCGTGTCTCTCTATGCTGTGGCCGCTGGGCTGGCTGTGGACTGCGTCAGACAGGCCCAGCCAGCAATGGTGCATGCCATCGTGGACTGCCTGGGAGAGTTTGTCCGCAAGACCTTGGTGACGTGGCTGAAGAGGAGAGGAGGCTGG GCAGACATCACAAAATGTGTGGTGAATACTGATCCCAGCCTTCGCTCCCATTGGCTCGTGGCTGCCATTTGTAGCTTTGGTCACTTCCTGAAGGCCATCTTCTTTGTGCTGTTACCAGAGAGATGA